The DNA sequence GTGCACATCTGAATCCTGCAGTAACAATAGGGCTGCTAGTCACTAAAAACATCGCTTTAATTGACAGTATTTATTATATTGTTGCTCAAGTTATTGGTGCATGTTTAGGAAGTATCGCTTTATTCCTATGCTTGGGCGCTCCGGCAGTAACCGTTGGAGGATTGGGTGCAACAGCTCCTGGACTTGGTGTAAGTTATATGCAGGCAATGTTTGCTGAATTCCTTGGAACCTTTTTCCTTATGATGGTTGTAATGGGTGTGGCTGTTGATAAAAAAGCAGAACCTGGTTTTGCAGGAATATCAATTGGTATGACTGTTGCTGCTGTAATTGCTGTTCTTGGAGCATTTACCGGTGCTTCAATTAATCCTGCACGTACATTTGGGCCATACTTGATGGATATGATTTTAGGAGGTCAAAACCTTTGGGCATACTTCCCAATCTATCTGGTTGGACCGATTTTAGGTGCAATCTGTGCGGCATTTGCATATGCATATCTTGCAAAAGACAGTGGGGTCTGTGAACTTCCACAACCGTTTAATGATGAATAATTCATTTTGAATTATTCACTTTTTTTCCTTTT is a window from the uncultured Methanobrevibacter sp. genome containing:
- a CDS encoding MIP/aquaporin family protein — protein: MTCNIRKKFFAELLGTFFLVFFGTGSAVVTLLVSQSIDPANVGIGILGGLGDWIAIALVFGLTVMICIYVFGKISGAHLNPAVTIGLLVTKNIALIDSIYYIVAQVIGACLGSIALFLCLGAPAVTVGGLGATAPGLGVSYMQAMFAEFLGTFFLMMVVMGVAVDKKAEPGFAGISIGMTVAAVIAVLGAFTGASINPARTFGPYLMDMILGGQNLWAYFPIYLVGPILGAICAAFAYAYLAKDSGVCELPQPFNDE